From the Cololabis saira isolate AMF1-May2022 chromosome 24, fColSai1.1, whole genome shotgun sequence genome, the window tcatgctcctttaacaaatcTGAGAGTTTTTGTTTCCGTATATTTGGGCATCGTGTCGTAGCCTCTGCAGCTTTTAAGGACGACCTCTGTCTCGTTTGATGAAGACTGATCCACCAGGAAGACGGGGAGCTGTAGGGATCGGCCAGAACCGGCGTAAAACGGGAGGATGTGGTTGTTTTATTGGGTTGATGAAGGAAATATCAGCACCGCCCACGTCGATGGGTCGCCGTGGCGACGAGTGAGCGAGCAGCCGCTAACCCTTGGCGCTTCAAACTCGTCCCGATCACATCTCTGACTGATCACGTCTCTGACTGATCACGTCTCTGACTGATCACGTCTCCGTTCACATGTCTGATCACGTTTCTGATCGCATCTCCGATCACATCTTCACAGATTTCCTTGATCTCAAACGTTCTCACCTCCAGTATCCATCTCATTTCCTCCCCCTGTTCCCTGCAGGATTGCCTCCAGCTGTGCCGGTCCGACCTCACTGCTGAAACCCCCGTCATCCCGGGCCCCGTCCACCTCCAGCCTCTCCCTCCCCCGGAGCCGTCCTCCTTCCTCTCGTCCTCCTCTCCTCAGGCCAAGCGCTCCTACTCCATGGAGCATTTCCGCTGGGGGAAGCCCGTCGGCCGGAAGCGCCGCCCGGTTAAAGTCTACACCTCCAACGGCGTGGAAGAGGAGTCTGCGGAAGTTTTCCCGGGAGAGATGAGGAGACGGGAACTGGCCAACGAACTGAtggtggcggcggcggcggcggaggaggaggaggaacagaAGACTCAGGGAGAGGAGCATCAGCAGTTCCTGGGGGGTCTGCAGGACAAGAAGGACGGTTCCTACAAGATGAAGCACTTCCGCTGGAGCGGTCCACCGGCCAGCAAGCGCTACGGGGGCTTCATGAAGAGCTGGGAGGAGGGGCGCCAGAAACCACTGATGACCCTCctgaaaaacatcatcaacaaagAAGAGCAAGaatgagaggaagggaagaaggaggaggagagagagagactttGTACACAGCCGGTGGTAAAGAGTTCTCAACAGTGACCAAtaaaaaaactctgaaactgcCGTGTGGTTGGTTGACGGGAGAGATGTTTTGATATTCGTGGCTTGATGTAAATAATACTATTTAATATGAAAACAATGTTATTTGCAAGCAAAAGAAATGGTCTCTGTCTGTGTTTTACCTCAAACATGGGATACTGAAAACGTTCAGAGCGGAGGTGTCGTCGTAACTGAACGGTCCTGTCGCATCAGGTTGGTCCAGCTGAGGTCCCTGCTTTACAACCGCAAAAGTAAAACCTGTCCCAGGTCTGCAAGCACTCGTACAACTAAGATTCTTTATTTGTCCCGACGCAACGACATGCATCAAAAGGGGAAAACCTGAAAAACCTGCCACCTCAATcttcaaaaacatttacagatctGGCCCAGATCTGTGTCCACCATGACTTTATTTATCGCCACTCTGTGACACATCGGGCTGAATTTTCCGGAACTGGAACTAATTTTAAGGTAAAAGAAAAGGCCGCTCCTCAGACGGGGTGGAGGGAATCGTGTTGAGCGTTTGTCTCCAGCTCCCACACACAGTGCTCAGCATCTTTGTGGtatattgtgtatatatatatatatatatatatatatatatatatatatatatatatatatatatatatatatatatatatatacgtcatcaccctccgcgcctctgattggtcgggggcggggccgtcagacgtttgaatcaggaagtgggagtcagcgcgagagcgactggcggctcgcagtgattttattataaagcgcaaacgtctgtttggtgatccaactctgaggtgcagatgttcataaacctggtggctgacgagagaattaaaaaggagaTGTAgatgggctgtttttttctcagccgttcgcggctccagctgatttctcatcagcgccgacagaacaaagcggttgcgcaatcgagtacgtcacagcagcttcaccccaacctgcccacttctcacctggctgtggaaaaacacacgggcacaaaacgggtggagccgcgacgagctaaggcggtactagtgcaaaagggccattatagtaccagttgtagtaccagttataccagttatagtaccagttatagtaccagtagtaccagttgtagtaccagttgtagtaccagtagtaccagttgtagtaccagttgtggtaccagtagtaccagttgtagtaccagttctagtaccagtagtaccagttgtagtacagatagtaccagtagtaccagttgtagtaccagtagtaccagttgtagtaccagttgtagtaccagttgtagtaccagttgtagtaccagtagtaccagttgtagtaccagtagtagtaccagtagtaccagttgtagtaccagttgtagtaccagttgtagtaccagttgtagtaccagtagtaccagttgtagtaccagtagtagtaccagtagtaccagttgtagtaccagtagtagtaccagtagtaccagttgtagtaccagtagtaccagttgtagtaccagttgtagtaccagtagtaccagttgtagtacagatagtaccagttttagtaccagtagtaccagttatagtactagttgtagtacaagctgtagtaccagtactatcagttgtagtaccagttgtagtaccatttatagtaccagttgtagtaccagttgtagtaccagtagtaccagttgtagtacagatagtaccagttttagtaccagtagtaccagttatagtactagttgtagtacaagctgtagtaccagtactatcagttgtagtaccagttgtagtaccatttatagtaccaatagtaccagttgtagtatcagttgtagtaccagtagtaccagttatagtaacagTTATACTACCAGTTAtactaccagttgtagtaccagttgtagtaccagttgtagtaccagttgtagtaggtaggatgtgtgtgacagatgacagatgtttttattgcacatgttattgttgttattattattgtccgtTACTACGGTGATCAGcctggttgtacagtctgatgaCAGCGAGGAGGACCTGCCTCTCAGTGATGCATGGAGGGAGACGAagctggtcctgatggagctgtccatggtgctgatggagctgtccatggtgctgatagatgtccatggtgctgatggagctgtccatggtgctgatggagctgtccatggtgctgatggagctgtccgtggtcctgatggagctgtccatggtgtccagttatagtaccagttatagtaccagtagtaccagttgtagtaccagttgtagtaccagtagtaccagttgtagtaccagttgtggtaccagtagtaccagttgtagtaccagttctagtaccagtagtaccagttgtagtacagatagtaccagtagtaccagttgtagtaccagtagtaccagttgtagtaccagttgtagtaccagttgtagtaccagttgtagtaccagtagtaccagttgtagtaccagtagtagtaccagtagtaccagttgtagtaccagttgtagtaccagttgtagtaccagttgtagtaccagtagtaccagttgtagtaccagtagtagtaccagtagtaccagttgtagtaccagtagtaccagttgtagtaccagttgtagtaccagtagtaccagttgtagtaccagttgtagtaccagtagtaccagttgtagtacagatagtaccagttttagtaccagtagtaccagttatagtactagttgtagtacaagctgtagtaccagtactatcagttgtagtaccagttgtagtaccatttatagtaccaatagtaccagttgtagtaccagttgtaccagtagtaccagttatagtaccagttatactaccagtagtagtaccagttgtagtaccagttgtagtaccagtagtaccagttgtagtacagatagtaccagtagtaccagttgtagtaccagttgtagtaccagttgtagtaccagttgtagtaccagttgtagtaccagttgtagtaccagtagtaccagttgtagtaccagtagtaccagttgtagtaccagttgtagtaccagtagtaccagttgtagtaccagttgtagtaccagttgtagtaccagttgtagtaccagtagtaccagttgtagtaccagttgtagtaccagtagtaccagttgtagtacagatagtaccagttttagtaccagtagtaccagttatagtactagttgtagtacaagctgtagtaccagtactatcagttgtagtaccagttgtagtaccatttatagtaccaatagtaccagttgtagtatcagttgtagtaccagtagtaccagttatagtaacagTTATACTACCAGTTAtactaccagttgtagtaccagttgtagtaccagttgtagtaccagttgtagtaggtaggatgtgtgtgacagatgacagatgtttttattgcacatgttattgttgttattattattgtccgtTACTACGGTGATCAGcctggttgtacagtctgatgaCAGCGAGGAGGACCTGCCTCTCAGTGATGCATGGAGGGAGACGAagctggtcctgatggagctgtccatggtgctgatagatgtccatggtgctgatggagctgtccatggtgctgatggagctgtccatggtgctgatggagctgtccgtggtcctgatggagctgtccatggtgctgacggagctctccatggtgctgacggagctgtccatggtgctgacggagctgtccatggtgctgatggagctgtccgtggttctgatggagctgtccatggtgctgaaggagctgtccgtggtgctgatggagctgtccatggtgctgatggatgaCAACTTAACCACCATCATCTTctccaccaccacctccacaggatgAAGACtgtagtacaggacagagctagtactactactacagtacaggacagagctaatactactactacagtacaggacagagctagtactactactacagtacaggacagagctagtactactactacagtacagtacaggacagagctagtactactactacagtacaggacagagctagtactactactacagtacaggacagagctagtactactactacagtacaggacagagctagtactactactacagtacaggacagagctagtactactactacagtacaggacagagctagtactactactacagtacaggacagagctagtactactactacagtacaggacagagctagtactactactacagtacaggacagagcaagtactactactacagtacaggacagagcaagtactactactacagtacaggaaagagctagtactactactacagtacaggacagagctagtactacgactacagtacaggacagagcaagtactactactacagtacaggaaagagctagtactactactacagtacaggacagagctagtactactactacagtacaggacagagctagtactactactacagtacaggacagagctagtactactactactacagtacaggacagagctagtactactagtactactactacagtacagggcagagctagtactactactacagtacaggacagagctagtactactactactacagtacaggacagagctagtactactactacagtacaggacagagctagtactactactacagtacaggacagagctagtactactactacagtacaggacagagctagtactactactaaagtacaggacagagctagtactactactgcagtacaggacagagctagtactactactactacagtacaggacagagctagtactactactacagtacaggacagagctagtactactactacagtacaggacagagctagtactactactacaggacagagctagtactactactacagtacaggacagagctagtactactactaaagtacaggacagagctagtactactactgcagtacaggacagagctagtactactactactacagtacaggacacagctagtactactactacagcccaggacagagctagtactactactacagtacaggacagagctagtactactactaaagtacaggacagagcaagtaccactactactacagtacaggacagagctagtactactactacagcccaggacagagctagtactactactacagtacaggacagagctagtactactactacagtacaggacagagctagtactactactacagcacaggacagagctagtatcagttatagtaccagtagtacaagctgtagtaccagtagtatcagtggtagtaccagttgtagtaccatttatagtaccagtagtaccagttatagtaccagttgtagaaccagtagtaccagttgtagtaccatttatagtaccagttgtagtaccagtagtaccagttgtagtaccagtagtagtaccatttatagtactagtagtaccagttgtagtaccatttatagtaccaatagtaccagaacaaaatataatctaaaagtatggaaaaccaccgcggaacaaaatatgatctaaaagtacggaaaaccaccgcggaacaaaatatgatctaaaagtacggaaaaccaccgcggaacaaaatagGACCTAAAAGtacggaaaaccaccgcggaacaaaatagGACCTAAATGtacggaaaaccaccgcggaacaaaatagGACCTAAAATGtacggaaaaccaccgcggaacaaaatagGACCTAAAAGTACGGAAAACCCCCGCGAAACAAAATAGGACCTAAAACTAGGGAAAACCTACGCgaaacaaaatataatctaaaagtacgggaaaccaccgcggaacaaaatataatctaataGTACGGAAAACCACGCGGAACAAATTATAATCTAAAAGtacggaaaaccaccgcggaacaaaatataatcttaaagtacggaaaaccaccgcggaacaaaatagGACCTAAAAGTATagaaaaccaccgcggaacaaaatagGACCTAAATGTATGGAAAACCACTGCgaaacaaaatataatctaaaagtacgGGAAACCACCGCAGAACTAAATATAAACTAAAGAaaggaaaaccaccgcggaacaaaatataatctaataGTACGGAAAACCACCGCAGAactaaatataatctaaaagtatggaaaaccaccgcggaacaaagCAGGAACTAAATGTATGGGAAACCACCGTGGAACTAgatataatctaaaagtatggaaaaccaccgcggaacaaaataggacctaaaagtatggaaaaccaccgcggaacaaaatagGACCTAAAAttatggaaaaccaccgcggaacaaaataggacctaaaagtatggaaaaccaccgcgaaacaaaatataatctaaaagtacaGGAAACCACCGTggaacaaaatataatctaaagtacggaaaaccaccgcggaactaaatataatctaaaagtacggaaaaccaccgcggaacaaaatataatctaaaagtacgGGAAACCACCGCTGAACAAAATAGGACCTAAAAGTATagaaaaccaccgcggaacaaaataggacctaaaagtatggaaaaccaccgcggaacaaaataggacctaaaagtatggaaaaccaccgcggaacaaaataggacctaaaagtatggaaaaccaccgcgaaacaaaatataatctaaaagtacgGGAAACCACTGCGGAACTAAATATAATCTAAAGTaaggaaaaccaccgcggaacaaaatataatctaataGTACGGAAAACCAACGCGGAACAAAATAGGAcctaaaagtatggaaaaccaccgcggaacaaaataggacctaaaagtatggaaaaccaccgcggaacaaaataggacctaaaagtatggaaaaccactgcgaaacaaaatataatctaaaagtatggGAAACCACCGCAGAACTAAATATAAACTAAAGTaaggaaaaccaccgcggaacaaaatataatctaataGTACGGAAAAAGCACCGCGGAactaaatataatctaaaagtatggaaaaccaccgcggaacaaagCAGGAACTAAATGTATGGAAAACCACTgcggaacaaaatataatctaaaagtatggaaaagCACCGCAGAACAAAATATAATCGAAAAGTACGGGAAACCACCGTGGAactaaatataatctaaaagtatggaaaaccaccgcggaacaaaataggacctaaaagtatggaaaaccaccgcggaactaaatataatctaaaagtacgGGAAACCACCGTGGAactaaatataatctaaaagtatggaaaaccaccgcggaacaaaatataatctaaaagtacgGGAAACCACCGTGGAactaaatataatctaaaagtatggaaaaccaccgcggaacaaaatagGACCTAAAAttatggaaaaccaccgcggaacaaaataggacctaaaagtatggaaaaccaccgcggaactaaatataatctaaaagtacggaaaaccaccgcggaacaaaatataatctaaaagtacgGAAAACCACCGTGGAactaaatataatctaaaagtatggaaaaccaccgcggaacaaaatagGACCTAAAAttatggaaaaccaccgcggaacaaaatagGACCTcaaagtatggaaaaccaccgcggaactaaatataatctaaaagtacggaaaaccaccgcggaacaaaatataatcCAAAATGTACGGAAAACCACCGCTGAACAAAATAGGACCTAAAAGTATagaaaaccaccgcggaacaaaataggacctaaaagtatggaaaaccaccgcggaacaaaataggacctaaaagtatggaaaaccaccgcgaaacaaaatataatctaaaagtacgGGAAACCACTGCGGAACTAAATATAATCTAAAGTaaggaaaaccaccgcggaacaaaatataatctaatagtacggaaaaccaccgcggaacaaaatataatataatagtaCGGAAAACCACTgcggaacaaaatataatctaaaagtacggaaaaccaccgcggaacaaattataatctaaaagtacggaaaaccaccgcggaacaaaatataatctaaaagtacggaaaaccaccgcggaacaaaataggacctaaaagtatggaaaaccaccgcggaacaaaatataatctaaaagtatggaaaaccactgcgaaacaaaatataatctaaaagtacgggaaaccaccgcggaactatatataatctaaaagtacgGAAAACCACAGCGGAactaaatataatctaaaataatggaaaaccaccgcggaacaaaatagGACCTAAAtgtatggaaaaccaccgcggaacaaaataggacctaaaagtatggaaaaccaccgcgaaacaaaatataatctaaaagtacgggaaaccaccgcggaactaaatataatctaaaagtatggaaaaccaccgcggaacaaaatataacataaaagtatggaaaaccaccgcggaacaaagTAGGAactaaaagtatggaaaaccaccgcggaacaaaatataatctaaaagtatggaaaacctctgcccttactttttaacaactgctGCTTTCTATAATTTtgcacctcttttcttatcattttatttcatttcatttgttatttactgtttaattgtgtgttgttgcttttaatgttgatgtaaagcactttgaatgaccttttgGTTGAATTgtcctatataaataaacttgccttgccttatctaattaatcacattttaatctcatatctgctaggCTGAGTCTCAATAGGCACTTAATGccccaacatggtattaaccattaatatatatgcagacaaaattttttttgaaaaataaatgtagaAGGTTGAATGtgtattaattatttatttaatttgagagTCGTTCCATATGCCATTCAATGACCATAAAATGAATGTGAACTTAacctttttaatactttttaatttaAACCTTAACTCATACCTTTCCGTACATTTCGGCCGGAAAACTACCGCATTTCACCCtctttcccgtaaatttcccgttttatattataataatttttaaacagcaaactgaaacaaaaaaaagcaaaaactttgtgtaaatatctgtaaaaataggatattaaattaactttcccaaagaggagcaggatgttcAGTTATGATTTCTGAAAGATTCATCTGCGTTTTTAGTCTCTAACGGGGGAAGAACGATGTCCGTCAGCGCCACCAGGGCGGCGACAGAGAGCCTCATGAgggaaaatgacaaataaaaataaaatataaatgttaagataaaatataaataaaaaatataaatgtgtatataaactaaaaatatgcaaaataaataaatgtgctttaattcactaGTGTTTTCACTGAGGCTCTATTCTAGGAATGACATAAGTACAcaacatttcagtgtcaacaaaggtacatAAAGATCAAATAATTGTAGATTATAAAAGTTTGACAGttaattattttagatttattgtaaatctgtcttaaaatgtaagatacttaatttcatttcatttattccattcatggtatatattcttaataatgttgtacaaaattccatgaagtacacattatcaccatgaaagaaaaggagcaggaagaagaaaacttatgatacctgcccctctctgttaataccATTACGTTACtgacttactgaacaccaatctatctatacacatatttatgacaagaaaacaaacaaaaataccactcttctatctatttttttctctttctccttcttttttgtaggcacttatcttttctttattaaacattttcttaagctgatacaaacttgtgcaacttttcagttccttgctttgtccatgccataattttacaactgtaacagaaatacacattggttttatgtttagccttgcaaaagtatgtttgaaatcaagtttaagtctgttccctcatcctccaatctgaacacattttgtaactgttctggtaacgatctattttttgctttaaacattatttttaaagtttgaagttcaactatatccgccattttcaacaaacctgccgaaataaataatctgtttgatGGTTCTCTGAAGCCGACCCTGTGAATGACTCTCACTGCTCTTTTCTGTAGCACAAACAGAGGAGAGATGTTACTTACATAGGTATtaccccacacttccacacaatcATTTAGATATGGCAACATAAGTGTACAATACAGAGTTCTTAGTGTGTTAGTATTCAAAATAAATTTAACCTTattcaaaatatatatactCATGGGCGCAGATGGCACTGGGGACAGATTTATAAAGACCCCAATCCGTCCCCCCCAGATTTATAGTGGTCCCAATCCGTCCCTCCCACCCACtaaacagcctgtcctaactgcatgcagcGTCGGACTATTGCGTCCCACTGCTGCGTTACacgcgctctgtccacactgaaagtgTTATGGGCCCCgcacgttattttgattgacagctgaaactcgctttgtaggctgatttatggttctgcgttacaccaacgcagagcctacggcgtagggtacgcagcgacacgcaccgaactctgcgcgtcgccgcgtaacctacggcgtcgattttacgcggaccataaatccgcctttattcaccgcactcCCCGCCCGTGCGctgctgaaagaaactcctaaaagagtaaagagacaggtaaaagatgggtgactacttgtaatcttcctacgtttgtactttctaaacagaaaacaagcttgatattgtgatatttaaatgttctattttcttcctgcggctcgcattgaaagctggttgaaagccggtgttctgccgatttCTGCgcctttgccaaaaaatgctccctaatgggtTTCTacttttgcagagctacaatttgactgtgttttacttcctaaaccaCGTCCCCttcccccccaagtggtccttgtcgcttgccaggccgttattgtaaataagaacgtGTTCTTAATTACCtctctggttaaataaaggcgaatgactgaatgaatatcaaaataaaacgatagaattgtttt encodes:
- the LOC133425269 gene encoding pro-opiomelanocortin-like, which produces MCVCVGVHVCVCVCVCVRARPRRTEYKVEQPAETSEEERSDRNLNLAAEQEENLPAEEVRRQRSRMCSAWLLLAVVVVGGARGAVSQCWDHPSCQELNSESSMMDCLQLCRSDLTAETPVIPGPVHLQPLPPPEPSSFLSSSSPQAKRSYSMEHFRWGKPVGRKRRPVKVYTSNGVEEESAEVFPGEMRRRELANELMVAAAAAEEEEEQKTQGEEHQQFLGGLQDKKDGSYKMKHFRWSGPPASKRYGGFMKSWEEGRQKPLMTLLKNIINKEEQE